In one Limosilactobacillus oris genomic region, the following are encoded:
- a CDS encoding AAA family ATPase, whose amino-acid sequence MDEQFDLRPLLDYIDPASCSYTEWAQVGMALKHEGYSVSDWDQWSQRDGSRYHAGECERKWRTFKEEAGSVVTGATITQMAKDAGWQPASHDDEVLDWDSALEVDDLDRGYRLIDTDYIKGTKLQEPKNWDPVDQIKRFVQALYKPEDYINYVTQAYPKEEKDGTTKWVPSGNGVYTRTAGDLLKALDSCKGDISMVFGDPNPQAGAWMRINPLDGDGIKNNNVAKFEYALVESDSLELERQNELFRKLKLPIATLTYSAGKSLHALVKIDAKNKYEYQERVQYLYTVLNQNGIEIDTQDKNPSRLSRLPGFERNGDKQFLVDSNIGLADWASWKDYIEDLNDNLPDIENLNDLFDKPIHLAPELIHGILRLGHKMLFAAPSKAGKSFGLMQLAIAIAEGTQWNGFQCEQGRVLYVNLEIDPNSAKKRLVDIYGAMGITHSNVNNIDMWNLRGKTTPMDKLTPKLIRRAQDGHYSAIIIDPIYKVLTGDENSASDMAKFVNQFDKIATELGSSVIYAHHFSKGAQGGKSSMERSSGSGVFSRDPDSILTATPLPVDENLRTTHVIDEECHFIAGEIAKYNPYHQVPEADMMNVRKMDDHLMSAFVDLPNKQVLLQQIAKKRQQVKEQAALHTAWRLEGTLREFPSFRPISYWFKYPVYEVDHKLDTVAIENPENHAKWKKSMQEANQSKNEKAQSELEEAYQQLVDFHNDGAPISIVELAANLGISRQAAYKRVKKSELFEATDGIVTKNK is encoded by the coding sequence ATGGACGAGCAATTCGACTTACGACCCTTGCTGGACTACATCGACCCGGCGTCCTGCTCCTATACGGAATGGGCCCAGGTGGGGATGGCCCTCAAACACGAAGGCTACTCTGTATCGGACTGGGACCAGTGGTCGCAACGTGACGGATCCCGCTACCATGCTGGTGAGTGCGAGCGCAAGTGGCGCACTTTTAAGGAAGAAGCGGGCAGTGTCGTCACGGGGGCCACCATTACCCAGATGGCAAAAGATGCTGGCTGGCAACCAGCAAGCCACGATGATGAAGTCCTAGACTGGGACTCCGCCTTAGAAGTGGACGACCTGGACCGAGGCTATCGGCTGATTGATACGGACTACATCAAGGGGACTAAACTACAAGAGCCGAAGAACTGGGATCCGGTGGACCAGATTAAGCGTTTCGTGCAAGCTCTTTATAAGCCGGAAGACTATATCAATTACGTCACACAGGCTTATCCAAAGGAAGAAAAAGACGGCACCACAAAATGGGTACCGTCAGGGAATGGAGTATACACCCGGACTGCGGGGGACTTACTAAAAGCTCTGGACAGCTGCAAGGGTGATATATCGATGGTGTTTGGCGACCCCAACCCACAGGCGGGGGCCTGGATGCGGATTAACCCCCTCGATGGGGATGGCATTAAGAACAACAACGTGGCTAAGTTTGAATATGCCTTGGTGGAAAGTGACAGTTTGGAACTAGAACGACAGAATGAACTGTTCCGCAAGCTCAAATTGCCAATCGCGACCTTGACCTACTCGGCTGGGAAGAGCCTGCATGCCTTAGTCAAGATTGACGCTAAGAACAAGTATGAGTACCAAGAGCGGGTTCAGTACCTGTATACCGTGTTAAATCAAAATGGAATTGAAATTGATACCCAAGACAAAAACCCGTCACGCCTTAGCCGCTTACCGGGCTTTGAACGCAACGGGGACAAACAATTCTTAGTTGATTCTAACATCGGCTTAGCAGATTGGGCAAGTTGGAAAGACTACATCGAAGACCTAAACGACAATCTACCAGACATTGAGAATCTGAACGACTTGTTCGATAAGCCAATTCACCTGGCACCGGAGTTGATTCACGGCATTCTGCGGCTAGGTCACAAGATGTTATTCGCGGCCCCTAGTAAAGCCGGGAAGTCCTTTGGACTCATGCAGTTAGCAATCGCGATTGCTGAAGGGACTCAGTGGAATGGTTTTCAGTGTGAGCAAGGCCGGGTGCTGTACGTCAACTTGGAAATCGACCCGAACTCCGCTAAGAAGCGGCTAGTCGACATCTATGGGGCGATGGGAATCACCCATAGCAACGTCAACAACATCGACATGTGGAACCTGCGGGGGAAGACAACGCCGATGGACAAACTGACCCCGAAGCTGATTCGACGTGCTCAAGATGGTCACTACTCAGCGATTATCATTGATCCAATTTACAAGGTCCTGACGGGGGATGAAAACTCCGCCTCTGATATGGCGAAATTCGTCAACCAGTTCGACAAGATTGCGACCGAGCTGGGGAGTTCCGTCATTTACGCTCACCACTTCAGCAAGGGTGCCCAGGGTGGCAAGTCGTCAATGGAACGGTCAAGTGGATCGGGGGTCTTTTCACGGGATCCCGACAGCATCTTGACAGCAACGCCGTTGCCGGTTGATGAGAACCTGCGGACTACCCACGTGATTGATGAGGAATGCCATTTCATTGCCGGTGAAATCGCTAAGTACAATCCCTATCACCAGGTGCCAGAAGCCGACATGATGAACGTCCGCAAGATGGACGACCACTTGATGAGTGCCTTTGTTGACCTGCCGAATAAGCAAGTTCTTTTACAGCAGATTGCTAAGAAGCGGCAACAAGTCAAAGAACAAGCAGCACTGCATACCGCTTGGCGGCTAGAGGGGACCCTGCGGGAATTCCCGTCATTCCGTCCCATCAGCTACTGGTTCAAATATCCGGTTTACGAGGTGGACCATAAGTTGGACACGGTGGCGATTGAGAATCCAGAAAATCATGCCAAGTGGAAGAAGAGCATGCAAGAGGCCAACCAAAGTAAGAATGAAAAGGCACAAAGTGAGTTGGAAGAAGCCTATCAGCAATTGGTGGACTTTCACAACGATGGAGCGCCAATTTCAATTGTGGAGCTGGCCGCTAACCTAGGGATTAGTCGACAGGCAGCATACAAACGAGTTAAGAAGTCAGAGCTATTTGAAGCAACTGACGGTATTGTTACTAAAAATAAGTAA
- a CDS encoding DEAD/DEAH box helicase, with protein sequence MELRPYQEEARQAIEAEWQQGNRKTLLVLPTGTGKTIVFAKVIQDCVANGDRVLVLAHREELLEQASDKLYKACGLATATEMASQTSLGNSARVVVGSVQTMQGDKRLAKFARGYFDTIVVDEAHHAISDSYQKVLKHFENAKVLGVTATPDRGDMKNLGEYFDSLAYEYKLPKAINEGYLSKIEALTIPLNLDITSVQQTAGDYSAGQLGDALEPYLAQIADEMVKQCQSRKTVVFLPLVRTAKQFTQLLRERGMTAAEVDGQSEDREQILADYAGGRYQVLCNSMLLTEGWDCPQVDCIVVLRPTKVRSLYVQMVGRGTRLAPGKESLLLLDFLWNTERHELCHPANLITTNDEVVKKMTEQQAESEEATDLQEAEEKAERDVVQEREDALKKRLEEVRHKRRKLVDPLQFEMSIQDLDLANYQPAFGWEMGPMSDKQSATLERFGIDPTTIGNAGKASVMITRLIKRSQNGFATPKQIHRLEIYGFQNVGMWSFEAAKSMIGRIAANHWRVPYSINVQTFVPSN encoded by the coding sequence ATGGAACTGCGTCCATATCAAGAAGAAGCCCGGCAGGCCATTGAAGCTGAATGGCAACAGGGCAACCGTAAGACCTTGTTAGTCCTGCCAACCGGGACTGGAAAGACTATTGTCTTTGCCAAAGTCATTCAGGACTGTGTGGCTAATGGTGACCGGGTCCTGGTACTGGCTCATCGGGAGGAGTTGCTTGAGCAAGCCTCCGACAAGCTCTATAAAGCCTGCGGGTTGGCTACCGCTACTGAGATGGCAAGTCAGACCAGCCTTGGCAATTCGGCCCGTGTAGTTGTTGGCTCGGTCCAAACTATGCAAGGTGACAAGCGGCTGGCGAAGTTCGCTCGAGGTTACTTCGATACCATCGTAGTCGACGAAGCCCATCATGCTATCAGCGATAGCTATCAAAAAGTCTTAAAGCATTTTGAAAATGCCAAGGTCCTCGGGGTCACGGCCACACCAGATCGGGGCGACATGAAGAACCTGGGAGAATACTTCGACAGCCTGGCTTACGAATACAAGCTCCCCAAGGCCATCAATGAGGGCTACTTGTCCAAGATTGAAGCACTGACGATTCCGCTAAACCTGGACATCACCAGCGTCCAGCAAACAGCAGGGGACTACTCCGCTGGTCAGCTGGGGGATGCCTTGGAACCATACCTGGCACAGATTGCTGACGAGATGGTTAAGCAGTGCCAGAGCCGTAAGACAGTGGTGTTCCTGCCGCTGGTGCGGACGGCTAAGCAGTTTACCCAGCTACTGCGTGAACGAGGTATGACGGCGGCGGAAGTCGATGGCCAATCCGAAGACCGGGAACAGATCCTGGCTGACTATGCTGGCGGCCGCTACCAAGTGTTATGTAATTCCATGCTGCTAACTGAGGGCTGGGACTGCCCACAAGTTGACTGCATTGTCGTCTTGCGGCCCACTAAGGTGCGGTCCTTGTATGTTCAGATGGTGGGGCGGGGGACCCGCTTAGCTCCTGGCAAGGAAAGCCTGCTACTGCTGGACTTCCTTTGGAACACGGAGCGCCACGAACTCTGTCACCCGGCCAACTTAATCACCACTAACGATGAGGTGGTGAAGAAGATGACCGAACAGCAGGCTGAAAGTGAAGAAGCGACCGACCTACAAGAAGCCGAGGAGAAGGCGGAGCGAGACGTCGTTCAAGAGCGGGAAGACGCTTTGAAGAAGCGGCTCGAAGAAGTACGGCACAAGCGGCGAAAACTTGTGGACCCTTTGCAGTTTGAAATGTCGATTCAAGACCTGGACCTAGCAAACTACCAACCAGCGTTCGGCTGGGAAATGGGCCCGATGAGTGATAAACAGTCCGCTACTCTGGAAAGGTTTGGGATTGATCCAACAACGATCGGTAATGCGGGCAAGGCGTCCGTAATGATTACCCGCTTGATTAAGCGTAGCCAAAACGGGTTCGCCACGCCAAAGCAAATTCATCGCCTGGAAATATACGGATTCCAGAATGTCGGCATGTGGTCCTTTGAAGCGGCCAAAAGCATGATTGGCCGGATTGCCGCTAATCATTGGCGAGTGCCATACAGCATTAACGTTCAAACTTTTGTACCAAGTAACTAG
- a CDS encoding ATP-binding protein produces the protein MEFEITNTRQARPQKVVIYGPEGIGKTTFASQFPDPLFIDTDDRGTSFIDAKRLPYPKDWDELLNEVNFVATKRPAKTLVLDTMDKSELMAKEWLLRKHNWKIMDAAGYGTKYVAWTDEIIRLLNGLNLVTQAGINVVVVAHAKLVKREQPDEVGRYDRWELKLDRDKNSALLKEWADLLLFADYKTTVVTDSNGHGKAQGGQRVMYTTHKPAWDAKNRLGLDDQLPFNYDAIKGPLEKVMGLNVQPPTEPDNGEVPADILTKMIGSQIQLADLQAILYQGKFVAPGTPISQVPATTWQHINDHWTDAINFYNTQIKNN, from the coding sequence ATGGAATTTGAAATCACTAACACCCGCCAAGCTAGGCCGCAGAAAGTCGTCATTTACGGACCCGAGGGAATCGGAAAAACCACTTTTGCTAGTCAGTTTCCCGACCCACTCTTCATCGACACCGATGATAGGGGGACGAGCTTCATTGATGCCAAGCGACTGCCGTACCCCAAAGACTGGGACGAGTTACTAAACGAAGTCAATTTCGTGGCGACCAAGCGGCCAGCAAAAACCTTAGTCCTGGACACGATGGACAAGTCCGAGTTGATGGCAAAGGAATGGCTATTAAGAAAACACAACTGGAAGATCATGGACGCCGCTGGGTATGGAACCAAGTACGTTGCGTGGACTGATGAAATCATTCGGTTGCTGAACGGGCTGAACCTAGTTACCCAGGCGGGGATCAACGTGGTTGTTGTTGCCCACGCTAAGTTGGTCAAACGAGAACAGCCTGATGAGGTTGGCCGCTATGACCGCTGGGAACTGAAGCTAGACCGGGATAAGAATTCCGCTCTGCTAAAAGAGTGGGCCGACTTGCTGCTGTTCGCCGATTACAAGACCACAGTCGTTACCGATTCTAATGGTCATGGCAAAGCCCAAGGGGGCCAACGGGTTATGTACACTACCCACAAGCCCGCCTGGGACGCCAAGAACCGACTAGGGTTAGATGACCAGTTGCCATTCAATTATGACGCCATTAAGGGGCCGCTAGAAAAGGTGATGGGACTGAACGTGCAACCGCCTACTGAACCTGACAATGGTGAGGTCCCGGCTGATATTCTTACCAAGATGATTGGCAGCCAGATTCAGTTAGCCGACTTACAAGCAATTCTGTACCAAGGCAAGTTCGTCGCACCAGGCACGCCAATATCGCAAGTACCAGCGACAACCTGGCAGCATATCAATGACCATTGGACAGATGCAATCAACTTTTACAACACACAGATTAAAAACAATTAA
- a CDS encoding siphovirus Gp157 family protein, protein MNLFELNDSFRALQDRDDLDPTVLADSLDAIQDTREVKWDNIATWIDQNNATEEWIAKRIKELQDKKKYLENQSKNLMTYLTDSIDDAGYKEARTANHILKPRNYKASVVIGDPDKLPMTFVHTETKTISRPDKKALYAALKAGQEVPAAKLVPNRKTVIS, encoded by the coding sequence GTGAATCTATTTGAATTAAACGACTCTTTCCGGGCCCTGCAAGACCGGGACGACCTAGACCCAACGGTGCTGGCGGATTCGCTAGACGCCATTCAAGACACCCGTGAAGTCAAGTGGGACAACATTGCCACTTGGATTGACCAGAATAATGCTACTGAGGAATGGATTGCCAAGCGGATCAAGGAGCTTCAAGACAAAAAGAAGTACCTGGAAAACCAGTCCAAGAACCTGATGACTTATCTAACGGATTCCATTGATGATGCTGGCTATAAGGAAGCCCGGACGGCTAACCACATCTTAAAGCCACGTAACTACAAAGCGTCAGTGGTAATCGGTGACCCTGACAAGCTCCCAATGACATTTGTCCATACGGAAACTAAGACCATTAGCCGACCAGACAAGAAAGCTCTGTACGCTGCTTTAAAAGCTGGACAGGAAGTGCCAGCGGCTAAGCTGGTGCCAAATCGGAAGACGGTGATTTCATAA
- a CDS encoding phage antirepressor — protein MQPQLFNFKGKQVRTVTIDGEPCFVGKDVAEILGYKDLNRAINQHVDSDDRKSLSRKNSGDSCATLWSPNDWTNKVVITESGVYSLIFSSELPQAHEFKHWVTSEVLPTIRKHGAYMTDQKAFEVTHNAQGLANLLQQAADQLKQKDIQIEEMKPKALFADAVSTAKTNILIGEMAKILKANGVDYITVAGQKVTMGQNHFFQWLRENGYLIKRRGTDYNAPTQMAMNKGLFKVKESTSIDANGTTRVNKTTKVTGKGQQYFTNYFLAA, from the coding sequence ATGCAACCACAACTATTCAATTTCAAAGGAAAACAAGTCCGGACAGTAACCATTGATGGTGAACCCTGTTTTGTTGGCAAGGACGTAGCTGAGATTCTTGGGTATAAAGATTTGAACCGTGCAATTAACCAACACGTTGATTCTGATGACCGCAAATCCTTGAGCCGCAAGAATTCGGGCGATTCATGCGCCACCCTTTGGTCGCCAAATGATTGGACCAACAAAGTAGTAATCACTGAATCTGGAGTCTACTCTCTTATTTTTAGCTCTGAGTTACCACAAGCTCATGAGTTCAAGCATTGGGTAACCAGTGAGGTTCTACCGACTATCCGCAAGCATGGTGCTTACATGACTGATCAAAAAGCATTTGAGGTTACTCATAACGCTCAAGGCCTAGCAAACTTGCTTCAACAGGCTGCTGACCAGCTTAAACAAAAGGATATTCAAATCGAAGAAATGAAACCCAAGGCATTATTTGCCGATGCAGTTTCAACTGCTAAGACCAATATTCTGATTGGCGAGATGGCTAAGATTTTAAAAGCCAATGGCGTTGATTACATCACTGTTGCAGGCCAGAAAGTAACGATGGGGCAGAATCACTTCTTCCAATGGCTTCGGGAGAATGGTTACCTGATCAAACGTCGCGGAACTGATTACAATGCACCGACTCAAATGGCAATGAATAAGGGACTTTTCAAGGTTAAAGAAAGCACATCGATTGATGCCAACGGCACTACCCGAGTTAACAAGACTACTAAAGTTACTGGGAAAGGCCAGCAATACTTTACCAATTATTTTTTGGCAGCGTAA
- a CDS encoding helix-turn-helix domain-containing protein, with protein MINGTTRISLRAARANANMTQAQAADKLSEYFGMKISRQRIMEYEKHPAETPPAFGQGFASIYNIPLEGISFTR; from the coding sequence ATGATTAATGGCACTACGAGAATTTCTTTAAGGGCAGCTAGGGCAAATGCAAATATGACTCAAGCTCAGGCTGCGGACAAGCTAAGTGAATACTTTGGCATGAAAATTTCACGTCAGCGTATTATGGAATACGAAAAGCATCCAGCTGAAACTCCGCCAGCTTTTGGGCAGGGCTTTGCAAGTATCTACAACATCCCCTTAGAGGGCATTTCTTTTACACGTTAG
- a CDS encoding helix-turn-helix transcriptional regulator — protein MSDSTIASQIKKLRKSRGWTQPQLADKISVSKQTISNWETGLKVPRMGALQKLADLFNVPISEIVSDQMENSSNKGSHTPKTADLADKETIFTYEGKEIPPEDLEYMKRILLGGQHK, from the coding sequence ATGAGTGATAGTACTATCGCTTCTCAAATAAAAAAGCTAAGAAAAAGCAGAGGCTGGACCCAGCCACAGTTAGCCGATAAAATATCTGTTTCTAAACAAACAATTTCAAATTGGGAAACTGGGTTAAAGGTACCTCGCATGGGGGCTTTACAGAAGTTGGCTGATCTTTTTAATGTTCCTATTAGTGAAATTGTTAGTGATCAAATGGAGAATTCTTCAAATAAAGGTTCTCATACACCTAAAACTGCTGACCTGGCCGATAAAGAAACTATTTTCACATATGAGGGTAAAGAAATACCACCCGAAGATCTTGAATACATGAAGCGAATCTTACTAGGTGGGCAACATAAGTAG
- a CDS encoding ImmA/IrrE family metallo-endopeptidase gives MDNDAIAYLEKRAVDYHIDVDWTDDLNPFTPPACSVLTRKILMNRNWHNPVSVAFQLAHEMSHIINGDDSDFVFYNASFTGKQSVEYKANVGAVKLLVPYYYQDVEKENANVYDFINQFDVPSFLAGVVREQTKEYYVGNYFLSKH, from the coding sequence ATGGATAACGATGCAATAGCGTACTTAGAAAAGCGGGCTGTTGATTATCATATTGATGTAGATTGGACTGATGACCTTAATCCATTTACGCCACCAGCTTGTAGTGTGCTAACCCGTAAAATATTAATGAATCGAAACTGGCACAATCCTGTTTCGGTTGCTTTCCAACTGGCTCACGAAATGTCTCATATCATCAACGGCGATGATTCTGACTTTGTGTTCTACAACGCCTCCTTTACTGGAAAGCAATCCGTTGAGTACAAAGCAAATGTTGGGGCTGTTAAATTGCTAGTTCCCTACTACTATCAAGATGTCGAAAAAGAAAATGCTAATGTCTACGACTTTATTAATCAATTCGATGTTCCGTCATTCTTGGCTGGTGTAGTTCGTGAGCAAACCAAAGAATATTATGTAGGAAATTACTTTCTGTCCAAACACTGA
- a CDS encoding Ltp family lipoprotein produces the protein MAKKIKDENGNVYVQKKPFYKRFWFWLLVVVLLFIGFGVAGNGGSDNSTNNSSSSSTKPNVPTSYISALHKAKIYSDTMHMSKQGIYDQLTSDAGEKFKPEAAQYAVDHLKANWNKNALEKAKSYQKEQDMSPEAIRDQLTSSAGEKFTQEQADYAVNHLSE, from the coding sequence ATGGCGAAGAAAATTAAAGATGAAAACGGAAATGTTTATGTACAGAAGAAACCATTTTACAAGCGTTTTTGGTTTTGGCTTTTAGTGGTGGTTCTGCTATTTATTGGTTTTGGAGTTGCAGGGAATGGCGGTTCTGATAATTCGACTAATAATTCATCTTCATCAAGTACTAAGCCTAATGTACCAACGAGTTATATTTCAGCATTGCATAAAGCTAAAATTTACTCAGACACAATGCACATGTCAAAACAAGGCATTTATGATCAGCTTACTTCTGACGCTGGTGAAAAGTTTAAGCCAGAGGCTGCACAATATGCTGTTGACCATTTAAAAGCAAATTGGAATAAAAATGCTTTAGAAAAAGCAAAATCGTATCAAAAAGAGCAAGATATGTCTCCGGAAGCTATTCGTGATCAGCTTACTTCAAGTGCTGGTGAGAAATTCACTCAAGAACAGGCTGACTATGCTGTAAACCATTTATCAGAATAA
- a CDS encoding tyrosine-type recombinase/integrase: protein MANYKKRGNGWQARISWYSGDGQRHNKSKAGFPTKLLAKRWATEQEAKLNQGINISKKITLVDYYDQWVKTYKEPKVAPITMHLYQLTGNRLKTYFPGVKIKDITRGQYQEFINWYGKDHAPQSVKKLNMAVRGCVQSAILDDYLIKDFTQGVTLTANDSKKVKVDYLNLAEIKQLIEATQAGITRHRYTSRYMILTAIYTGMRLSEIQALTWKDIDFIHHTISINKSWNATDRSFKPTKNKSSVRTIKINHKLIALLKQLAVGRQSNLVFMNQYGTVPTSNAVNKTLRSLLEALNIHRRNFHFHSLRHSHVALLLAKGVDIYAISKRLGHSNTATTSQIYAYLIDEYKDQTDNQIVTILDNI, encoded by the coding sequence ATGGCTAACTACAAAAAGCGTGGTAATGGTTGGCAAGCGAGAATTTCATGGTATAGCGGTGATGGCCAGCGCCATAATAAAAGCAAAGCCGGCTTCCCTACCAAGCTACTAGCCAAGCGGTGGGCTACTGAGCAGGAAGCTAAACTTAATCAGGGCATAAACATTAGCAAGAAAATCACTCTAGTCGATTACTATGACCAATGGGTTAAGACCTATAAAGAGCCCAAAGTTGCACCAATCACAATGCACTTATATCAATTGACTGGTAACCGTCTTAAAACATATTTCCCAGGAGTTAAAATTAAAGACATTACCCGAGGCCAATACCAGGAATTTATTAACTGGTATGGGAAAGACCATGCCCCACAATCCGTCAAGAAGTTAAACATGGCAGTTCGTGGCTGTGTTCAGTCTGCTATCCTTGACGACTATCTAATCAAAGACTTTACCCAAGGAGTCACCCTTACCGCCAACGACAGCAAAAAGGTTAAAGTCGACTACCTGAACTTGGCAGAAATCAAACAGCTCATTGAAGCAACGCAAGCCGGTATCACTAGACACCGCTACACTAGCCGCTATATGATTCTGACCGCCATTTATACCGGAATGCGGCTATCAGAAATTCAGGCGTTAACCTGGAAAGACATCGACTTTATTCACCACACGATTAGTATTAATAAATCATGGAACGCAACTGACCGCAGTTTCAAACCTACTAAGAACAAATCATCGGTCCGCACTATCAAGATTAACCACAAGCTAATTGCTTTATTGAAACAATTAGCAGTTGGTCGACAAAGCAACCTGGTCTTTATGAATCAGTATGGGACAGTTCCAACAAGCAATGCTGTCAATAAGACGCTCAGGAGCCTCCTGGAGGCCCTCAATATCCATCGGCGTAACTTTCACTTCCACAGTCTTAGACATAGCCACGTGGCGCTCCTGCTGGCTAAGGGCGTAGATATTTATGCGATTAGCAAAAGACTGGGCCACAGTAACACAGCAACTACAAGCCAAATCTATGCCTACTTAATTGACGAGTACAAAGACCAAACGGATAATCAAATTGTAACTATCCTGGATAACATTTGA
- a CDS encoding exonuclease SbcC: MANEEHGNRAVEIGSLIERQVAIKIKYLQELNEAIAAHQDRQIYQLLDNQRYAKEIEHREQQPNDQGVMSLVDDLADQLSNYLSEKLIKYLGQAYPFFYYEEYQTGHYRIYFGNWWDRRQFGELDVLNVRFSFDPTEYEKLRQSFELARENKRFNSDRIAEISKQNDHLQDLIDHQREREDRRQQVEQQLEDINSRSGIFESSKNKENRQELVDQLQKIEDEEQEARTANKTIKENEQVVLSLSKENTILSYEQKSIMDTFGSFEDFELANRNLYANYLASLDGDRHEEKQVSEDEQ; encoded by the coding sequence ATGGCGAATGAAGAACACGGAAACAGAGCAGTGGAGATCGGGAGCTTGATCGAACGCCAAGTGGCGATTAAGATTAAGTACTTACAAGAGTTAAACGAAGCCATCGCGGCTCATCAGGACCGGCAAATTTACCAATTGTTGGATAACCAACGGTACGCAAAGGAAATTGAACACCGGGAACAACAGCCTAACGACCAGGGAGTCATGAGCTTAGTCGATGACCTGGCTGACCAGCTGAGCAATTATCTAAGCGAAAAGCTGATCAAGTACCTAGGACAGGCGTACCCGTTTTTCTATTACGAAGAGTACCAGACCGGCCACTACCGGATTTACTTTGGTAACTGGTGGGACCGGCGGCAGTTTGGTGAATTGGATGTCTTGAACGTCCGCTTCTCCTTTGACCCGACCGAGTACGAAAAGCTACGCCAGTCTTTTGAATTGGCGCGAGAAAACAAGCGTTTCAACAGTGACCGGATTGCGGAGATTTCAAAGCAGAATGACCATTTACAGGATTTAATTGACCATCAACGAGAACGCGAAGACCGTCGTCAGCAGGTCGAACAGCAGCTGGAGGACATTAACTCGCGCTCGGGGATTTTTGAATCCAGTAAGAATAAGGAAAACCGTCAGGAATTAGTCGACCAGTTGCAGAAAATCGAGGATGAAGAACAGGAAGCCCGGACTGCTAACAAGACGATTAAGGAAAACGAGCAGGTAGTCCTTTCCTTATCTAAGGAAAACACGATTCTGAGCTATGAACAGAAGAGTATTATGGATACTTTTGGCAGTTTCGAGGACTTTGAGTTGGCAAACCGCAACCTTTATGCCAATTACTTGGCAAGCCTTGACGGTGACCGTCACGAAGAAAAGCAGGTGAGTGAAGATGAACAATAA